The following coding sequences lie in one Myxococcus xanthus genomic window:
- a CDS encoding pirin family protein, whose amino-acid sequence MSQQPEAVLRVEPLGMPWRTPDPFLFCVHHDDKYPVGNERLGPSALLAGRNLGQDFDGRDGWNMYHGTVVPGFPQHPHRGFETVTVVRSGLLDHADSLGAAARFGGGDVQWLTAGAGINHSEMFPLLHRDQPNPVELFQIWLNLPRANKLVEPHFSMMWNHVIPRHVARDAEGRATEVTVVAGSLGDVKAPPPPPKSWAAQAAADVAIWTLKLAPGARWTLPAAARGSNRMLYFFLGSSLRVAGRAIPPSHGIELRADVAVELENGADEAELLMLQGRPIGEPVVQYGPFVMNSRQEIQDAFADYQRTGFGGWPWPANGPVHPREEGRFARHADGRIERPA is encoded by the coding sequence ATGAGTCAGCAGCCAGAAGCCGTCCTTCGTGTGGAGCCGCTCGGGATGCCGTGGCGGACCCCGGATCCATTTCTTTTTTGCGTCCACCACGACGACAAGTACCCCGTGGGGAACGAGCGCCTCGGGCCGTCCGCCTTGCTGGCGGGCCGCAACCTGGGCCAGGACTTCGATGGGCGGGATGGCTGGAACATGTATCACGGCACCGTGGTGCCCGGTTTTCCCCAGCACCCGCACCGAGGGTTCGAGACAGTCACGGTGGTGCGTAGCGGGCTGCTCGACCACGCGGATTCCCTGGGGGCGGCGGCGCGCTTCGGCGGTGGGGATGTGCAGTGGCTCACCGCGGGCGCGGGCATCAACCATTCCGAGATGTTCCCGCTGCTCCATCGCGACCAACCCAACCCGGTGGAGCTTTTTCAAATCTGGCTCAACCTGCCGCGGGCGAACAAGCTCGTGGAGCCGCACTTCTCCATGATGTGGAACCACGTCATCCCGCGGCACGTCGCCCGGGACGCGGAAGGGCGCGCCACGGAAGTCACGGTGGTGGCCGGAAGCCTGGGAGACGTGAAGGCGCCACCGCCGCCGCCCAAGTCGTGGGCCGCGCAGGCAGCGGCGGACGTGGCCATCTGGACGCTCAAGCTGGCCCCGGGCGCGCGGTGGACGCTGCCGGCGGCGGCCCGCGGCAGCAACCGGATGCTCTACTTCTTCCTCGGTTCCAGCCTGCGCGTGGCGGGGCGTGCCATTCCTCCGTCGCATGGCATCGAGCTGCGGGCGGACGTCGCGGTGGAGCTGGAGAACGGCGCGGACGAGGCGGAGTTGTTGATGTTGCAGGGCCGTCCGATTGGAGAGCCCGTCGTGCAATACGGCCCGTTCGTGATGAACTCGCGGCAGGAGATTCAGGATGCCTTCGCGGACTACCAGCGCACGGGCTTCGGGGGCTGGCCCTGGCCGGCCAATGGACCGGTCCATCCGCGAGAGGAAGGGCGCTTCGCCCGGCACGCGGATGGACGCATCGAACGTCCGGCCTGA
- a CDS encoding MFS transporter has product MPSTSPRLAPREYRAARAAVAALFLTNGAILANLLPRYPQIKADLGLSNAQYGLAVAAFPSGAMVAGLAAGALIRRFRSSRVAVAGTLLTSLGVLVAGLASSWWVLAVSLFFAGGMDAITDVAQNSHALRVQRLYGRSILNSFHAVWSVGAVVGGLMGGLAAGLNVHRGLHLGFSALLFAGVSLMALRYTLPGPEPIVTVEPEPAAAHLDSVPARRQPTGRGRIWLMIAALVLIAVGGTLVEDAGMTWAAVYLSGTLGATAAVASFGFVALVGAQFVGRMLGDGLVDRFGQRAVARAGGATTAVGMSAALLYPSIPGTIAGFALAGFGVATLVPAAMHGADELPGLRPGTGLTVVSWLMRLGFLASPPLVGLVADAVGLRVGLLVVPLAGTIVVLLSGVLATVRAPATAQCGQGPSLPQTH; this is encoded by the coding sequence ATGCCCTCCACCTCCCCTCGACTGGCCCCCCGCGAGTACCGGGCGGCCCGCGCGGCCGTCGCGGCGCTGTTCCTCACCAACGGCGCCATCCTCGCCAACCTCCTGCCGCGCTATCCGCAGATCAAAGCCGACCTGGGCCTCAGCAACGCTCAATACGGGCTGGCGGTCGCCGCGTTCCCCAGTGGCGCGATGGTGGCGGGGCTCGCCGCCGGAGCGCTCATCCGCCGCTTCCGCTCCTCACGGGTCGCCGTCGCCGGCACGCTGCTGACGAGCCTGGGCGTGCTGGTCGCGGGCCTCGCGTCGTCATGGTGGGTGCTCGCCGTTTCGCTCTTCTTCGCGGGCGGCATGGACGCCATCACCGACGTGGCGCAGAACTCCCACGCGCTGCGGGTGCAACGGCTCTATGGCCGGTCCATCCTCAACTCCTTCCACGCGGTCTGGAGCGTCGGCGCGGTGGTCGGCGGACTCATGGGTGGGCTCGCTGCGGGACTGAACGTGCACCGGGGCCTGCATCTGGGATTCTCCGCCCTGCTCTTCGCCGGGGTGTCCTTGATGGCGCTGCGCTACACGCTCCCCGGCCCCGAGCCCATCGTCACCGTCGAGCCCGAGCCTGCGGCGGCGCACCTGGACAGCGTTCCCGCGCGGCGCCAGCCGACGGGGCGCGGGCGCATCTGGCTGATGATTGCCGCGCTGGTCTTGATTGCCGTCGGCGGCACGCTCGTCGAGGACGCGGGCATGACGTGGGCAGCCGTCTACCTCTCCGGAACACTCGGCGCCACGGCCGCCGTCGCTTCGTTCGGGTTCGTCGCCCTGGTGGGCGCGCAGTTCGTGGGCCGGATGCTGGGCGATGGACTGGTGGACCGGTTCGGTCAGCGCGCCGTCGCTCGGGCGGGCGGGGCCACCACGGCGGTGGGCATGAGCGCGGCGCTCCTGTATCCCTCGATACCGGGCACCATCGCGGGCTTCGCGCTCGCGGGATTCGGCGTCGCCACGCTGGTCCCCGCCGCCATGCACGGCGCCGATGAGCTGCCCGGCCTGAGACCGGGAACAGGGCTCACCGTCGTCAGCTGGCTGATGCGCCTGGGGTTCCTCGCGTCGCCCCCGCTCGTCGGGCTCGTCGCCGACGCCGTGGGCTTGCGTGTGGGACTGCTCGTGGTGCCGCTCGCGGGGACCATCGTCGTGCTGCTCTCTGGAGTCCTGGCCACCGTCCGCGCCCCCGCCACCGCGCAGTGTGGCCAAGGCCCCTCACTCCCGCAGACCCATTGA
- a CDS encoding TetR/AcrR family transcriptional regulator, whose protein sequence is MATRRHDPERRDRIIDAALAVIAEGGVAGTSHRRVAERAGVPLGSMTYHFTSMDELLHEAFSRFAQRISERFAERIAAATDLDSLVSAIVHIVHDDLAAGQDELVLTLELYTLAARQRAFRQITHDWMRRSRAVLERFVDARMAHELDALIEGLFIHISLDPAPRSRDLTRDALRRLLSRSP, encoded by the coding sequence GTGGCCACGCGTAGACACGACCCCGAGCGAAGGGATCGCATCATCGATGCCGCGCTGGCGGTCATCGCCGAAGGGGGCGTTGCCGGCACGTCGCACCGCCGGGTCGCCGAGCGCGCGGGCGTGCCCCTGGGCTCGATGACCTACCACTTCACGAGCATGGACGAACTGCTGCACGAGGCGTTCAGCCGCTTCGCCCAGCGCATCAGCGAGCGGTTCGCCGAGCGAATCGCCGCGGCCACCGACCTTGACTCGCTGGTCTCCGCCATCGTCCACATCGTGCACGACGACCTCGCGGCGGGCCAGGACGAGCTCGTGCTCACGCTCGAGCTCTACACGCTCGCGGCGCGCCAACGGGCTTTCCGGCAAATCACCCACGATTGGATGCGCCGCAGCCGCGCAGTGCTGGAACGGTTCGTCGACGCCAGGATGGCGCACGAGCTCGACGCCTTGATTGAGGGGCTGTTCATCCACATCAGCCTCGACCCCGCCCCACGCAGCCGCGACCTGACCCGGGACGCCCTGCGCCGCCTTCTCTCGCGCTCCCCCTGA
- a CDS encoding sulfite exporter TauE/SafE family protein — protein sequence MPSSDSLLVTVAVFVLAGLVKGVVGLGLPTIAMALLALVMPPARAAVLLIVPSLVTNVWQLRPWSTLGPLLRRLAPMQVGVCAGTLVGAWLLGAPMGAWATVSLGVALVAYAAWGLSGARLMVGPVAEARLGPWVGALTGFVTAATGVFVIPAVPYLQALGFEREELIQAMGISFTVSTLALAAGLYVNAAGVGTQLSQSLLMLLPALVGMQVGQWLRQKLSPVLFRACFLVSLMLLGMHMVAREMLAG from the coding sequence ATGCCATCGTCCGACAGCCTTCTGGTGACTGTTGCCGTCTTCGTGCTCGCGGGCCTGGTCAAAGGCGTGGTGGGGCTGGGCCTGCCCACCATCGCCATGGCGCTGCTGGCCCTGGTGATGCCTCCCGCCCGAGCGGCGGTCCTGCTTATCGTGCCCTCCCTGGTCACCAATGTCTGGCAACTCCGGCCCTGGTCGACCTTGGGGCCTCTGCTGCGGCGACTGGCGCCGATGCAGGTGGGCGTCTGCGCCGGCACGCTCGTCGGAGCGTGGCTGCTGGGCGCGCCCATGGGCGCGTGGGCCACGGTGTCCCTGGGCGTGGCGTTGGTGGCCTATGCGGCCTGGGGGCTCAGTGGGGCCCGACTCATGGTGGGCCCGGTGGCGGAGGCGCGCCTGGGGCCTTGGGTGGGCGCGCTCACCGGCTTCGTGACGGCGGCGACGGGCGTCTTCGTCATCCCCGCGGTGCCGTATCTGCAAGCGTTGGGCTTCGAGCGAGAGGAGCTGATTCAGGCCATGGGTATCTCGTTCACGGTGTCCACGCTGGCCCTGGCGGCGGGGCTCTATGTCAACGCCGCTGGCGTGGGGACGCAGTTGAGCCAGTCCCTCCTGATGTTGCTGCCGGCGCTCGTCGGGATGCAGGTGGGGCAGTGGCTGCGCCAGAAGCTCTCACCCGTGCTGTTCCGGGCGTGTTTCCTGGTCAGCTTGATGCTCCTCGGAATGCACATGGTTGCCCGCGAAATGCTGGCAGGGTGA
- a CDS encoding bifunctional metallophosphatase/5'-nucleotidase, translating to MRLKTEKEVRRGARSSSRTRWLTVTWMAASVLSACGDDDDVGPGELPAPLDLTILHINDHHSHLAGSSLELNVTNAAGDTVAAEVESSGFARVSSAMKELAAGKENVIKLHAGDALTGTLYFNRAGQIGEADAAMMNTVCFDAFTLGNHEFDKGDTELKNFIDRLHAGQCQTPVISANVQFGAGSALHTSRAAGYVEPFTVVERGGQNIGLVGLTIAGKTKESSSPDVDTTFEAEVPAAQRAIDALRAQGINKIIVMSHIGYQLDRTIIPQLSGVDAVIGGDSHTLLGPAAMETFNVGTPAGPYAEPLRNRDGETVCLGQAWQYSQVVGEMTLRFDADGVVTSCGGTPHVLIGNQFSIDGTPVSEADNAAMLASVATSGFLRVTQPDGAAAQVLAPFQGRIDEYSRTVVATAGDELCTRRVPGNTEPGRSSVSCNALGEVHSRGGDIQQLVAQAYLEVANADYGGADITLQSAGGVRRPLQGPVTAADVIEVLPFGNMLFRLDVTGIEVKSMIEDGLHATFREGGTTGPYPYTGGLRFDVNAAQARGQRASNLEVLDQTTGQWNELQPTATYRLFVLSFNATGGDGYATLANVPAERRSDIGVLDADVLQTYIDRQAEREPGTNLPVLRKVDASLYSTKSFVE from the coding sequence ATGCGATTGAAGACGGAGAAGGAAGTGCGCAGGGGTGCGCGTTCGTCGAGCCGGACGCGCTGGTTGACGGTGACGTGGATGGCGGCCAGCGTGCTGTCCGCGTGTGGTGATGACGATGACGTCGGCCCTGGCGAGCTGCCCGCGCCGCTGGACCTGACCATCCTCCACATCAACGACCACCACTCGCACCTGGCGGGCTCCAGCCTGGAGCTGAACGTGACGAACGCCGCGGGTGACACCGTGGCCGCGGAGGTTGAATCCTCGGGTTTCGCGCGTGTCTCGTCCGCGATGAAGGAGCTGGCGGCTGGCAAGGAGAACGTGATCAAGCTCCACGCGGGTGACGCCCTCACCGGCACGCTGTACTTCAACCGCGCGGGCCAGATTGGCGAGGCCGACGCCGCGATGATGAACACGGTGTGCTTCGACGCCTTCACCCTGGGCAACCACGAGTTCGACAAGGGCGACACCGAGCTGAAGAACTTCATCGACCGCCTGCATGCCGGCCAGTGCCAGACGCCCGTCATCAGCGCAAACGTCCAGTTCGGCGCGGGCTCCGCCCTGCACACCTCCAGGGCAGCCGGCTACGTGGAGCCCTTCACCGTCGTCGAACGGGGTGGCCAGAATATTGGCCTCGTCGGCCTGACGATTGCGGGCAAGACGAAGGAGTCCTCCAGCCCGGACGTGGACACCACGTTCGAGGCCGAGGTGCCCGCCGCCCAGCGCGCCATCGATGCGCTGCGGGCCCAGGGCATCAACAAAATCATCGTGATGAGCCACATCGGGTACCAGCTCGACCGGACCATCATCCCGCAGCTGAGCGGGGTGGACGCGGTCATCGGCGGTGACTCCCACACGCTGCTGGGGCCTGCCGCCATGGAGACCTTCAACGTCGGAACGCCCGCGGGGCCCTACGCGGAGCCGCTGCGCAACCGCGACGGCGAAACGGTGTGCCTGGGGCAGGCCTGGCAGTACTCGCAGGTCGTCGGTGAGATGACCCTCCGCTTCGACGCCGATGGCGTGGTCACCTCCTGTGGTGGCACGCCCCACGTACTCATCGGCAACCAGTTCTCCATTGATGGGACGCCCGTCTCCGAGGCCGACAACGCCGCGATGCTGGCCAGCGTGGCCACCAGCGGCTTCCTTCGGGTGACGCAGCCGGATGGCGCCGCCGCGCAGGTGCTGGCGCCGTTCCAGGGCCGGATCGACGAGTACAGCCGGACGGTGGTGGCCACGGCGGGCGACGAGCTTTGCACTCGCCGCGTGCCAGGAAACACGGAGCCGGGCCGCTCCAGCGTGAGCTGCAACGCCCTGGGCGAGGTCCACAGCCGGGGCGGCGACATCCAGCAGCTGGTGGCCCAGGCCTATCTGGAGGTGGCGAACGCGGATTACGGCGGCGCGGACATCACGCTGCAGAGCGCGGGCGGCGTGCGCCGGCCGCTGCAGGGACCGGTGACGGCGGCGGACGTCATCGAGGTGCTGCCCTTCGGCAACATGCTGTTCCGGCTGGACGTCACTGGCATCGAGGTGAAGTCGATGATTGAGGACGGGCTGCACGCCACGTTCCGGGAGGGCGGCACCACGGGGCCCTATCCGTACACCGGCGGCCTGCGCTTCGACGTCAACGCCGCCCAGGCTCGCGGCCAGCGCGCCAGCAACCTGGAGGTGCTGGACCAGACGACGGGCCAGTGGAACGAGCTCCAGCCGACCGCCACCTATCGCCTGTTCGTGCTGAGCTTCAACGCCACGGGTGGTGACGGCTACGCGACGCTGGCCAACGTGCCCGCCGAGCGCCGCTCCGACATCGGCGTGCTCGATGCCGACGTCCTCCAGACGTACATCGACCGTCAGGCCGAGCGCGAGCCCGGCACGAACCTGCCCGTCCTGCGCAAGGTGGATGCGTCGCTCTACAGCACGAAGTCGTTCGTCGAGTAG
- a CDS encoding rhodanese-like domain-containing protein has translation MKPLFEKVGALDAAKKTVMHCRGGIAATVAALQLARLGRDDVAVYDGSMTEWSQDPQRPFEVTP, from the coding sequence GTGAAGCCCCTCTTCGAGAAGGTCGGAGCGCTCGACGCGGCGAAGAAAACCGTCATGCACTGCCGCGGAGGCATCGCCGCCACGGTGGCGGCGCTTCAACTCGCCCGGCTCGGCCGCGACGACGTCGCGGTGTACGACGGCTCGATGACGGAGTGGTCGCAGGACCCGCAGCGACCGTTCGAAGTGACGCCTTGA
- a CDS encoding NADP-dependent oxidoreductase — MKTSIPSQMKAAAIDRFGGPEVLGMKTVAVPAVGAGEVLIQVETAGVGSWDAAEREGEMEALKPGKSSFPYVLGTDGAGTIVAVGEGVTSRKVGDRVYGSGFLNEKGGFFAEYAVVKADNTALVPKGLSAEQAGVLATDGITALQGVQDALNVRQGMTLLVYGASGGVGHLAVQLARRLGARVLAVASGPDGVELVKRLGAEKAVDGRGGDDVAKAIRDFAPDGLDAALVLRGGEGNGPALQAVKKGGHIAYPNGVEPEPRAPEGVKLTAYNGESNADVLARLNRLIEAGPFHVEVFQVYRLDDAGRALEAAGKHHLGKLALRIH; from the coding sequence ATGAAGACATCCATTCCGTCGCAGATGAAGGCCGCCGCCATCGACCGCTTCGGTGGGCCGGAGGTGCTTGGCATGAAGACGGTGGCCGTTCCGGCCGTGGGCGCGGGAGAGGTGCTCATCCAGGTGGAGACCGCGGGCGTCGGCAGCTGGGACGCGGCGGAGCGCGAGGGGGAAATGGAGGCGCTCAAGCCCGGCAAATCATCCTTCCCGTATGTGCTGGGGACGGACGGGGCCGGCACCATCGTGGCGGTGGGCGAAGGCGTCACGTCCCGCAAGGTGGGCGACCGGGTGTACGGCTCCGGCTTCCTCAACGAGAAGGGCGGGTTCTTCGCCGAGTACGCGGTGGTGAAGGCCGATAATACGGCGCTCGTGCCTAAGGGCTTGAGCGCCGAACAGGCGGGCGTCCTGGCCACGGATGGAATCACGGCGCTTCAAGGCGTGCAGGACGCGCTGAACGTTCGTCAGGGCATGACGCTGCTGGTGTACGGCGCGAGCGGCGGCGTGGGCCATCTGGCGGTGCAGCTCGCCAGGCGACTGGGAGCGCGGGTCCTGGCGGTGGCCTCGGGGCCGGACGGCGTGGAGTTGGTGAAGCGCCTGGGGGCGGAGAAGGCGGTGGACGGGCGGGGTGGTGATGACGTGGCGAAGGCGATTCGGGACTTCGCGCCGGACGGGCTCGACGCGGCGCTGGTGCTCAGGGGCGGCGAGGGCAACGGCCCGGCGCTGCAGGCCGTGAAGAAGGGAGGTCACATCGCCTACCCGAATGGCGTCGAGCCGGAGCCACGGGCTCCCGAGGGTGTGAAGCTCACGGCCTACAATGGCGAGTCGAACGCTGACGTCCTCGCGCGCCTCAACCGGCTCATTGAAGCAGGGCCTTTCCATGTCGAAGTCTTCCAGGTGTATCGGCTGGACGACGCGGGCCGTGCGCTCGAAGCCGCGGGCAAGCACCATCTGGGCAAGCTGGCCCTGCGCATCCACTGA
- a CDS encoding linear amide C-N hydrolase: MCTDFIVVAKDSSVVVGRSMEFGKPLNPMLRVHAPGEEFQSPASMVNLKGLSWKSKYGFVGITSTLFDLTVIADGMNSEGLSAGALWMPGSHFPTATDPSKALAPEFFVTWALGNFATVDELYDVLVRKEVQIWHSDWLSKLAPLHFPIHDAKGNSLVVEFIDGEVNLYTGKDNPVGVLTNHPTFPDQLENLKNYAKLTAYDIDQVTLGSATFEPHGCGSGMLGLPGDSTPPSRFVRIAYLRQAAKQPEDAAAACTLAFHLLNTVDIPNGTSRKHAKPDKDELCDYTLWAVAKDLTNKVLNIRFYDSLAVQSVDLRTLDFATAAKRKNIKVESITKGIDITAALAG; the protein is encoded by the coding sequence ATGTGCACTGACTTCATCGTCGTCGCCAAGGACTCGTCCGTCGTCGTTGGCCGCAGCATGGAATTCGGTAAGCCGCTCAACCCCATGCTGAGGGTCCACGCACCTGGAGAGGAGTTCCAGTCGCCCGCGTCCATGGTGAATCTGAAGGGCCTCTCGTGGAAGTCGAAGTATGGCTTCGTCGGCATCACCTCCACGCTCTTCGATCTCACCGTCATCGCGGATGGCATGAACTCGGAGGGACTGTCCGCTGGCGCGCTGTGGATGCCCGGTTCCCACTTCCCCACTGCAACCGATCCGTCCAAGGCCCTGGCGCCGGAGTTCTTCGTGACATGGGCGCTCGGCAACTTCGCCACCGTGGACGAGTTGTATGACGTCCTCGTGCGCAAGGAGGTCCAGATCTGGCACAGCGATTGGCTGTCGAAGCTCGCGCCGCTGCACTTCCCCATCCACGATGCGAAGGGCAACAGCCTCGTCGTGGAGTTCATCGACGGAGAGGTGAATCTCTACACAGGTAAGGACAATCCGGTGGGTGTCCTGACCAACCACCCGACCTTCCCCGACCAGTTGGAGAACCTCAAGAACTACGCGAAGCTGACGGCGTATGACATCGACCAGGTGACGCTCGGCTCCGCCACGTTCGAACCCCATGGCTGCGGCAGCGGCATGCTCGGACTGCCGGGCGACTCGACGCCGCCCTCGCGCTTCGTCCGCATCGCCTACCTCCGGCAAGCCGCCAAGCAGCCCGAAGACGCGGCCGCGGCCTGCACCCTCGCGTTCCACCTGCTCAACACGGTGGACATCCCGAACGGAACCAGCCGCAAGCACGCGAAGCCGGACAAGGACGAGCTTTGCGACTACACCCTATGGGCCGTCGCCAAGGACCTGACGAACAAGGTCCTGAACATCCGCTTCTACGACAGCCTCGCCGTGCAGTCGGTGGACCTGAGGACGCTCGACTTCGCCACTGCCGCGAAGCGGAAGAACATCAAGGTCGAGTCCATCACCAAGGGCATCGACATCACCGCGGCGCTGGCGGGCTGA
- a CDS encoding helicase-related protein, with product MNSSPSSRSSVVVAELGPTNTGKTHRAIERMLEHGSGIMGLPLRLLAREVYDRVTARVGEGRVALMTGEEKRVPPRPDYWICTVEAMPTDKSVDFLAVDEIQLAAHRERGHVFTDRLLHARGRKETWFLGADTMRPMVQTLIPHASVKRATRLSQLRYAGHRSLKSLPPRSAVVAFSADRVYELAESLRRLRGGVAVVLGALSPRTRNAQVAMYQSGEVQYLVATDAIGMGLNLDLNHVAFAALSKFDGADQRELYPDELAQIAGRAGRHLNDGSFGTLNTLPELPPRVVSAIETHRFPAVRSLIWRNASLDFASPEALLDSLARAPGHSAFIRVERADDFDALKDLSRVPAIQDLATGPAMVELLWQVCQIPDFRKGLFGQHVALLRETFLQLTAGDGKLDAVWLNKQVAPLDDVSGDIHTLMDRLAAIRIWTYISHRPGWLHEAEHWQERTRGIEDALGDALHERLVERFVQRAARRSTRRFVKATARPSSGSASPFAKLGQMLEVMPGAEGFAITEEQFVQRVVDASHDAFQVDATGAISFEGEPLARLVRGTDRRSPLLALAEPEVWTGGARQRLERRLLALARDLVTEAMGGFPAESFSGAGRNAAARGLAYRLSEGLGVITQGEAHEQWRLLDEEARARMKEQGVCEGHRFVYAAEALSPHALERRCMLTSLFLQRPCPTGVPREPVLQLSELDRRDARAYGYEVLGSVVLRIDIVERLCEALRHPHGGRQVQALMQELRLEGGIRARVLRELGGATGSPPPRRRRRRRGGSAQVSGTSAAHPGSPRSGASERERRRPREGAVRNATEIRDEPSES from the coding sequence ATGAACTCCAGCCCATCCAGCCGGTCGTCCGTCGTCGTGGCGGAGCTGGGGCCCACGAACACGGGGAAGACCCACCGAGCCATCGAGCGCATGCTCGAGCACGGTTCGGGCATCATGGGGTTGCCGCTCCGCCTGCTCGCCCGTGAAGTCTATGACCGGGTGACCGCTCGGGTGGGTGAGGGCCGCGTGGCGCTGATGACGGGGGAGGAGAAGCGCGTGCCCCCGCGCCCCGACTACTGGATTTGCACCGTCGAGGCGATGCCGACCGACAAGTCCGTCGACTTCCTCGCGGTGGATGAAATCCAGCTGGCTGCTCACCGTGAACGCGGACATGTCTTCACGGATCGGCTTCTCCATGCCCGGGGACGCAAGGAGACCTGGTTCCTGGGCGCGGACACGATGCGGCCCATGGTCCAGACGCTCATCCCCCATGCGTCGGTGAAGCGCGCCACCCGTCTGTCGCAGCTTCGGTATGCGGGGCATCGCTCCCTGAAGAGCCTCCCGCCTCGGTCGGCGGTGGTCGCGTTCTCCGCGGACCGCGTCTACGAGCTGGCCGAGTCGCTGCGGCGCCTCCGAGGCGGCGTGGCCGTGGTCCTGGGCGCGCTGTCTCCCCGGACGCGCAACGCCCAGGTGGCGATGTACCAGTCTGGAGAGGTGCAGTACCTGGTGGCCACGGATGCCATTGGCATGGGGCTGAACCTGGACCTCAACCATGTGGCCTTCGCCGCGCTGTCCAAGTTCGACGGCGCTGACCAGCGGGAGCTCTACCCGGACGAATTGGCACAGATCGCGGGCCGTGCCGGCCGCCACTTGAACGACGGGAGTTTCGGCACGCTGAACACGTTGCCGGAGCTGCCGCCGCGGGTGGTCTCCGCCATCGAGACGCACCGCTTCCCGGCGGTCCGGAGCCTCATCTGGCGCAATGCCTCGCTCGACTTCGCGAGCCCGGAGGCCCTGCTGGATTCACTGGCGCGCGCGCCGGGCCACAGTGCCTTCATCCGGGTGGAGCGCGCGGATGACTTCGATGCGCTGAAGGACCTCTCGCGTGTTCCAGCCATCCAGGACCTGGCCACCGGGCCGGCCATGGTGGAGCTGCTGTGGCAGGTCTGCCAGATACCCGACTTCCGCAAGGGGCTCTTCGGCCAGCATGTCGCGTTGCTGCGTGAGACGTTCCTGCAACTCACCGCCGGGGACGGAAAGCTGGACGCCGTCTGGCTGAACAAGCAGGTGGCGCCGCTCGACGACGTGTCCGGAGACATCCACACGCTGATGGACCGGCTGGCGGCCATCCGCATCTGGACGTACATCAGTCATCGGCCGGGCTGGCTGCATGAGGCGGAGCACTGGCAGGAGCGGACCCGCGGCATCGAGGATGCGCTGGGGGACGCGCTCCATGAACGGCTCGTCGAGCGCTTCGTGCAGCGTGCCGCGAGGCGCAGCACGCGTCGCTTTGTGAAGGCCACCGCGCGGCCGTCATCCGGTTCGGCCAGTCCCTTCGCCAAGCTGGGGCAGATGCTGGAGGTGATGCCGGGCGCCGAGGGCTTCGCGATAACGGAGGAGCAGTTCGTCCAGCGGGTGGTGGACGCGAGCCATGACGCCTTCCAGGTGGATGCGACTGGCGCCATCTCCTTCGAAGGCGAGCCCCTGGCACGCCTCGTTCGCGGGACGGACCGCCGCTCCCCTTTGCTGGCACTGGCGGAGCCGGAGGTCTGGACGGGCGGCGCGCGGCAGCGGCTGGAGCGGCGTCTGCTGGCGCTGGCTCGGGACCTCGTCACCGAGGCCATGGGCGGCTTTCCCGCTGAGTCCTTCTCCGGAGCGGGGCGGAACGCGGCGGCGCGTGGGCTCGCGTATCGCCTGTCCGAAGGGCTGGGCGTGATTACGCAGGGCGAGGCGCATGAGCAGTGGCGGCTGTTGGATGAGGAGGCTCGTGCGCGCATGAAGGAGCAAGGCGTCTGCGAAGGACACCGCTTCGTCTACGCCGCCGAGGCCCTCAGCCCGCATGCGCTGGAGCGGCGCTGCATGCTGACGTCGCTGTTCCTCCAGCGGCCATGCCCCACCGGGGTGCCACGAGAACCCGTGCTTCAACTCTCCGAGTTGGACCGCCGGGACGCACGTGCCTATGGGTACGAGGTGCTCGGGAGCGTGGTTCTGCGCATCGACATCGTCGAGCGGCTGTGCGAGGCCCTGCGCCACCCGCACGGGGGCCGGCAGGTGCAGGCGCTCATGCAGGAGCTCCGCTTGGAGGGTGGTATCCGGGCTCGGGTGCTGCGCGAGCTGGGAGGCGCCACTGGAAGCCCTCCGCCGCGTCGGCGCCGTCGCCGACGTGGCGGCTCCGCGCAAGTGTCCGGCACGAGCGCCGCTCACCCAGGTTCGCCTCGGAGCGGGGCCTCGGAGCGGGAGCGACGGCGGCCCCGGGAGGGTGCGGTCCGGAATGCCACGGAGATTCGAGACGAACCCTCGGAGTCATGA